A genomic stretch from Chloroflexota bacterium includes:
- a CDS encoding lytic murein transglycosylase: MDDLRATLLSITLGRGASLALALLLGPALLLVVPVGAGVLAGTFALQVLLAGPPNGGPPPVEHWVRDGSPVAGEIPPAHRAVMEATPARWCPGLPWQVLAAIARIESGFGRNMGPSSAGAIGYMQFMPATWAAYGVDGDGDGDRDPWDYRDAIPAAARYLCASGAPGDLRGALWAYNHADWYVAQVLEQARAYTAELPPAGALGPGLPGLPAPPGALAAVPRVGQGDPAEYDAQYPVGVWAASTCSAASLTAVARGFGRPVRIADTMRLMPGAITTRLGLVSRPALVGAARALGFQAADDVIGYEHLRAATSAGQPVLVDITNATFPEGHWLVVTGVGDDGVRVVDSAGTRLTFIARSTFVPSWSGRGIRLVA, encoded by the coding sequence ATGGACGACCTGCGCGCGACCCTCCTCTCCATCACCCTCGGGCGCGGGGCATCACTCGCCCTGGCCCTCCTGCTCGGCCCGGCCCTGCTGCTGGTCGTGCCGGTCGGGGCCGGCGTCCTGGCCGGGACGTTCGCCCTCCAGGTCCTGCTCGCCGGCCCACCGAACGGCGGCCCCCCACCGGTCGAGCACTGGGTCCGCGACGGCTCGCCGGTGGCCGGGGAGATCCCGCCGGCCCACCGCGCCGTCATGGAGGCGACGCCGGCCCGCTGGTGCCCGGGCCTGCCCTGGCAGGTGCTGGCGGCGATCGCCCGCATCGAGTCCGGCTTCGGGCGGAACATGGGCCCCTCGAGCGCCGGGGCGATCGGCTACATGCAGTTCATGCCGGCCACCTGGGCGGCCTACGGGGTCGACGGCGATGGCGACGGCGACCGCGACCCCTGGGACTACCGGGATGCGATCCCGGCCGCCGCCCGCTACCTCTGCGCGAGCGGCGCGCCGGGCGATCTGCGCGGGGCCCTCTGGGCCTACAACCACGCCGACTGGTACGTCGCCCAGGTCCTCGAGCAGGCCCGGGCATACACGGCCGAGCTGCCCCCGGCCGGGGCGCTCGGGCCCGGGCTGCCCGGCCTGCCGGCCCCACCCGGCGCGCTCGCCGCGGTCCCGCGGGTCGGCCAGGGCGACCCGGCCGAGTACGACGCGCAGTACCCGGTCGGCGTCTGGGCCGCGAGTACCTGCTCGGCGGCCAGCCTGACCGCGGTCGCGCGCGGCTTCGGCCGGCCCGTCCGGATCGCCGACACGATGCGGCTGATGCCGGGCGCGATCACGACCCGCCTCGGGCTGGTGAGCCGCCCGGCCCTGGTCGGGGCGGCCCGTGCGCTCGGCTTCCAGGCCGCCGACGACGTGATCGGCTACGAGCACCTGCGGGCCGCGACCTCTGCCGGCCAGCCGGTCCTCGTCGACATCACCAACGCGACCTTCCCCGAGGGCCACTGGCTGGTGGTGACCGGCGTCGGCGACGACGGGGTCCGGGTGGTCGACTCGGCCGGCACGCGGCTGACGTTCATCGCCCGCTCGACGTTCGTGCCGTCCTGGAGCGGGCGGGGCATCCGCCTCGTGGCCTGA